One Hyalangium gracile genomic window carries:
- a CDS encoding hybrid sensor histidine kinase/response regulator, producing MRPKPPALPVVDASLGSLPPASSVGDVMVAAVAALAPRDGKHLERLLEVARGVCGADMVLALRRIDAVTVFELAGTPHPRLPALDESIFRGTLGATGCFFFEPGQTAESVPEALQGATALVPWESVEARQGAILIVRAGTRAFSASERQVLEALAALLSTVARECDLERATATLRVRVDAITHALPCGLIFLDQNHAEAWINGLAAALLGLSEGQVPPHEVALSMAALRERTSNREEIDAQLAQLFRGGQQEIRDILWRFPSPGRVFSVSCVRANLGPARGRLWVFLDVTESQHMLASLAEKNLALEAARSEADAANTAKSQFLANMSHEIRTPMNGVLGAARLLKETPLTEHQREYAELIHTSGDSLLTIINDILDFSKIEAGALELEVHPFSLHQLVDECVSLLALQASEKGLSLRHEVDPRVPSSLMGDKARLRQILVNLLGNAVKFTQSGGVDVQISRVDEGGGESPSAVRLRITVRDTGIGISPERMDRLFRSFSQVDASTSRHYGGTGLGLAISQRLAGLMGGSIRVESTVGKGSTFTLDVSLERSEEAAVEAHEALDSSLGVRNPLRVLLAEDNPINQKVTQHLFQRLGYEAQVVGSGQEALAALEAAAYDVVFMDLHMPHMDGLKASELVRADPRRYGRPRIIAMTASALRGDRERCIRAGMDDYLTKPVEPVRLVAALEKAHAAKVGGPSEPMAESEPLAEERPRDAAALPAFEAVALQRLGQLVSDDRAKLGMLVGSFLSNSLRHVEAMRQALSEGALQTLAEHAHSLRSSSALFGARRLSFLCEELERLAPLGVSEQVTHLQESAERAYAEARQALEAAISA from the coding sequence GTCCGTGGGTGACGTGATGGTGGCCGCCGTGGCGGCCCTGGCGCCCCGCGATGGCAAGCACCTGGAGCGGCTCCTCGAGGTGGCCCGAGGCGTCTGCGGCGCGGACATGGTCCTGGCCTTGCGCCGCATCGATGCCGTCACCGTCTTCGAGCTCGCGGGCACTCCCCATCCGCGCCTGCCTGCCCTGGACGAGTCCATCTTCCGCGGCACGCTGGGCGCCACCGGCTGCTTCTTCTTCGAGCCCGGGCAGACGGCCGAGAGCGTCCCCGAGGCCCTCCAGGGCGCCACCGCCCTCGTGCCCTGGGAGTCAGTGGAAGCCCGGCAGGGGGCCATCCTCATCGTCCGCGCGGGCACCCGGGCCTTCTCCGCTTCGGAGCGACAGGTCCTCGAGGCCCTGGCGGCGCTGCTCAGCACCGTGGCCCGCGAGTGTGACCTGGAGCGCGCGACGGCCACGCTGCGCGTCCGCGTGGATGCCATCACCCATGCGCTGCCCTGCGGGCTCATCTTCCTGGACCAGAACCACGCCGAGGCCTGGATCAACGGCCTGGCCGCGGCGCTGCTCGGCCTCTCCGAGGGACAGGTGCCTCCCCACGAGGTGGCCCTCTCCATGGCCGCGCTCCGCGAGCGCACCTCGAACCGCGAGGAGATCGACGCGCAGCTGGCTCAGCTGTTCCGTGGCGGCCAGCAGGAAATACGGGACATCCTCTGGCGCTTCCCGTCTCCCGGCCGTGTCTTCTCCGTCTCGTGCGTGCGCGCGAACCTGGGGCCGGCGCGGGGGCGGCTCTGGGTCTTCCTGGACGTCACCGAGTCCCAGCACATGCTCGCCTCGCTGGCGGAGAAGAACCTGGCCCTCGAGGCGGCCCGCAGCGAGGCGGATGCGGCCAACACGGCCAAGTCCCAGTTCCTGGCCAACATGAGCCATGAGATACGCACGCCCATGAATGGCGTGCTCGGCGCCGCCCGGCTGCTGAAGGAGACTCCCCTGACGGAGCACCAGCGGGAGTACGCGGAGCTGATCCACACCAGCGGCGACTCGCTCCTGACGATCATCAACGACATCCTCGACTTCTCGAAGATCGAGGCCGGGGCGCTGGAGCTCGAGGTCCACCCGTTCTCCCTGCACCAGCTCGTCGACGAGTGCGTCAGCCTCCTGGCCCTCCAGGCCTCGGAGAAGGGGCTGTCCCTGCGTCACGAGGTGGATCCCCGCGTCCCCTCATCCCTCATGGGAGACAAGGCGCGGCTGCGGCAGATCCTCGTCAACCTGCTGGGCAACGCCGTCAAGTTCACCCAGAGCGGTGGCGTCGACGTCCAGATTTCCCGCGTGGACGAAGGCGGTGGGGAGTCGCCCTCCGCCGTGCGCCTGCGCATCACCGTGCGGGACACGGGCATCGGCATCTCCCCCGAGCGCATGGACCGGCTCTTCCGCTCGTTCAGCCAGGTGGACGCCTCCACGAGCCGCCACTACGGCGGCACGGGCCTGGGGCTCGCCATCAGCCAGCGGCTCGCCGGGTTGATGGGCGGCTCCATCCGCGTGGAGAGCACCGTGGGCAAGGGCTCGACGTTCACGCTCGATGTCTCACTGGAGCGCAGCGAGGAGGCCGCCGTCGAGGCGCATGAGGCGCTGGACTCCTCCCTGGGCGTCCGCAACCCCCTGCGCGTCCTGCTGGCGGAGGACAATCCCATCAACCAGAAGGTCACCCAGCACCTGTTCCAGCGCCTCGGCTACGAGGCCCAGGTGGTGGGCAGCGGGCAGGAGGCGCTCGCGGCGCTGGAGGCCGCCGCGTACGACGTCGTCTTCATGGACCTGCACATGCCTCACATGGATGGGCTGAAGGCCTCGGAGTTGGTGCGCGCCGATCCACGGCGCTACGGGCGACCGCGCATCATCGCCATGACGGCGAGCGCCCTGCGCGGTGATAGGGAGCGCTGCATCCGGGCGGGGATGGATGACTACCTGACCAAGCCCGTGGAGCCGGTGCGGCTCGTCGCGGCCCTGGAGAAGGCTCATGCCGCCAAGGTGGGCGGTCCTTCCGAGCCGATGGCGGAGTCGGAGCCCCTGGCAGAGGAGCGCCCTCGAGACGCGGCCGCTCTCCCTGCCTTCGAGGCGGTGGCCCTCCAGCGGTTGGGGCAGCTGGTCAGCGATGACCGGGCCAAGCTCGGCATGCTGGTCGGCTCCTTCCTGAGCAACTCCCTCCGCCACGTGGAGGCGATGCGCCAGGCCCTCTCGGAAGGGGCCCTGCAGACGTTGGCGGAGCACGCCCACAGCCTTCGCTCGAGCTCGGCGCTCTTTGGCGCCCGTCGGCTGTCGTTCCTGTGCGAGGAGCTGGAGCGGCTGGCTCCCCTGGGAGTGTCGGAACAGGTGACGCACCTGCAGGAGTCCGCGGAGCGGGCGTATGCCGAGGCCCGCCAGGCTCTCGAGGCCGC